One stretch of Leishmania infantum JPCM5 WGS CACT00000000 data, contig 20, whole genome shotgun sequence DNA includes these proteins:
- a CDS encoding amastin-like protein, translating to MAYPVGIILYAILQFIAFLFVLVGTPIDMFRGTTKDLFNISLCITLWGSKFECNTIMYAMPTDDQWKFCPTRLQHFRIGQILSIISVFVYALAALLGFIMLCCCSLLRWLCLVFNIAGIVTLGITWGFMVVEYGRNESRFCPPLRKDYKFGVGFALFMVAWVLNLINIIFLMLPWQIGESGKGDEPDGQEEEESKKATEE from the coding sequence ATGGCGTACCCGGTCGGTATTATTCTCTACGCGATCCTCCAGTTCATCGCGTTCCTCTTCGTGCTGGTCGGTACGCCGATCGACATGTTCCGTGGCACCACCAAGGACCTGTTCAACATATCACTGTGCATAACCCTGTGGGGTTCAAAGTTCGAGTGCAACACCATCATGTACGCCATGCCCACCGACGACCAGTGGAAGTTTTGCCCGACCCGCCTCCAGCATTTCCGCATAGGCCAGATTTTGTCCATCATCTCCGTCTTCGTGTACGCccttgcggcgctgctcggcttcattatgctgtgctgctgctctttgcTCCGCTGGCTCTGCCTGGTGTTCAACATCGCTGGCATCGTCACGTTGGGCATCACCTGGGGGTTCATGGTGGTGGAGTACGGTAGGAATGAGAGCAGGTTTTGCCCCCCTCTGCGGAAGGACTACAAGTTTGGGGTCGGCTTTGCTCTTTTCATGGTGGCCTGGGTCCTGAATCTCATCAACATTATCTTCCTGATGCTCCCGTGGCAAATCGGAGAGTCCGGTAAGGGTGACGAACCGGAtgggcaggaggaggaggagtccAAAAAAGCAACGGAGGAGTAG